The Thiorhodovibrio litoralis genome includes a window with the following:
- a CDS encoding ATPase has product MKFTLESFHQWPNRRVTLLGMSGVGKTYLSALLRRNDWFHYSGDYRIGTRYLDEPILDLIKSQAMQVPFLRDLLRRDWIAIKNNIKVSDLGPVLSFVGQLGDPDKGGMGLKEFTRRQALYRDAEIQAMRDVPSFIEKAGEIYGYQHFVNDVGGSLCELDAPEIIDLLARHTLILYIKVPQEDEIKLIERAQADPKPLYFRPDFLLSAVKDYLAERQLEYVADIDPNDFTRWVFPRLFHSRVPRYEAIARPHGYTVSSKEVAQVRDEQDFIDLLAAAIVRKEAEPESEPEPPAI; this is encoded by the coding sequence TTGAAATTCACCCTGGAATCTTTCCACCAGTGGCCTAACCGACGGGTCACCCTGCTTGGCATGTCCGGAGTCGGCAAGACCTATCTGTCGGCCCTGTTGCGCCGTAACGACTGGTTTCATTACTCCGGCGACTATCGCATCGGCACCCGCTATCTCGACGAGCCGATTCTGGACCTGATTAAAAGCCAGGCGATGCAGGTACCCTTCCTGCGTGATCTGCTTCGGCGCGACTGGATCGCTATCAAAAACAACATCAAGGTCTCCGACTTAGGCCCGGTGCTTAGCTTCGTCGGCCAGCTTGGCGACCCGGACAAAGGCGGCATGGGGCTGAAGGAATTCACTCGCCGCCAGGCCCTGTATCGCGATGCCGAGATCCAAGCCATGCGCGATGTGCCGAGCTTCATTGAGAAGGCAGGGGAAATCTACGGTTACCAGCACTTCGTCAATGATGTCGGCGGCAGCCTGTGCGAGCTCGATGCGCCCGAAATCATCGATCTGCTCGCACGCCACACGCTCATTCTCTATATAAAGGTCCCGCAGGAAGACGAAATCAAGCTCATCGAGCGCGCCCAGGCCGATCCCAAGCCGCTGTATTTTCGCCCCGACTTCCTGCTCTCCGCAGTCAAGGACTATCTCGCCGAGCGCCAACTCGAGTACGTCGCCGATATCGACCCGAACGACTTTACCCGCTGGGTTTTCCCGCGCTTGTTCCACTCCCGGGTCCCGCGCTACGAGGCGATCGCGCGTCCGCATGGCTATACCGTGAGCTCGAAAGAGGTTGCGCAAGTGCGCGACGAGCAGGACTTCATCGATCTGCTCGCTGCTGCCATCGTGCGCAAAGAAGCCGAGCCTGAATCTGAGCCAGAACCCCCAGCCATCTGA